The Euphorbia lathyris chromosome 3, ddEupLath1.1, whole genome shotgun sequence genome contains a region encoding:
- the LOC136223725 gene encoding putative HVA22-like protein g has protein sequence MMGSFLSRTLIMVFGYAYPAYECFKTVEKTKPEIHQLLYWCHYWILVAILTICERLGDSLIPWLPMYNEAKLAFFIYLWHHKTRGTQYVYDCFFRPIVKKHETEIDNSLLELRVRGGEIAVLCWEKASTYGHRKFSEILEYASSQSVPRLKSRQEPEAINDKHSVSEPISQQEPSTQLEKLPPKENGNSDGEYVQTKRSRWRFFKS, from the exons ATGATGGGATCGTTTCTGTCAAGAACCCTAAT CATGGTGTTTGGTTATGCATACCCTGCTTATGAATGTTTTAAGACTGTGGAGAAAACCAAACCCGAAATTCACCAACTCCTTTACTGGTGCCATTACTG GATTTTGGTAGCGATTCTTACTATCTGTGAAAGATTAGGGGACAGTTTAATTCCATG GTTACCCATGTATAATGAAGCAAAGTTAGCTTTCTTTATATATCTTTGGCATCATAAAACAAGA GGGACACAGTATGTTTATGATTGTTTTTTCCGGCCAATTGTGAAAAAACATGAGACTGAAATTGATAATAGTTTGTTGGAGCTCAGAGTTAGAGGAGGAGAGATTGCAGTTCTTTGTTGGGAGAAGGCTTCAACTTATGGACATAGAAAGTTTTCCGAGATTTTGGAGTATGCTTCTTCTCAATCAGTTCCACGGCTCAAGTCTCGG CAAGAACCAGAAGCTATAAATGATAAACACAGTGTTTCTGAACCAATTAGTCAGCAAGAGCCGTCTACCCAGTTGGAAAAATTGCCACCAAAAGAGAATGGAAATTCAGATGGAGAATATGTTCAGACAAAGCGTAGCAGATGGAGGTTTTTCAAGAGTTAA